The DNA segment aaaagtaatttcttttctatattttttgtaACGGGCACTTTTAATTTAGGTATCGCACATATGTCTGAGGCAAGAAGCAAACCTGGCTTAGAGTCCAGCGTAAAAAGAGCTTTgactatttattttatataggaaatttgttttgttctctagtttgttttgttgttgtttttttttctctcacctgtccacatttatatatttcttatttaaaactgaaagtaaGGTGGTGAATATGAAGATGTAGTAATGAAAATTAAACTTCCTACTAAAGGAGCCTCTCCCAAAAAGAAGAAGTTCCGACCAGGAACCAGGGCCCTAATGGAGATCCGGAAGTACCAGAAGAGCACCGATCTTCTCCTCAGAAAGGCGCCATTCGCCCGACTGGTCAGTAAGACAATGACAAATTCATTAAGTTGGGGTGGGGGATCAAACTAAAcatgttacactgcaaaaacagaactaaaaatatgtacaattttatttaaatgagtgtatttgtccttgatttgaacaggcaaataagattatctgccgaTGGAAAGAGTcattttatccctaaaataagataattggatataatgcacttgaaataagttaatGAAGATGAGTTCTTTCTAttgtaagtgcaaaaatcttattccattggcagattatcttatttacctactccaAATAaggtacaaatacactaatttcaagaaaagtttaactttgttatagtttagtctgtttttgcagtgtatagccTTAGTAGGCGTTACAGAGGAATCCACACAATATGCATATAACCATAAATGTTGACCTCAAAGTGTTTATGTGCTGTCTTTTTGCAGAAGTTCAGTGTCTTTCAAGATCACTGAGAAACATAGCCGACACtgtgttttcattcatttctgtTTGAAGTAACATTTGGTTCTGATCTTTCTCCCTGGCTCAGGTTCGGGAGGTGTGTCAAGGTTTTACCATACAATGTCACCGGTGGCAGGTCTATGCTCTCATGGCCCTGCAAGAGGTAAGTGGCGCTTCTACACAGGGAATAATCTGTTATCCCAACACGTTGtagttgctgtttgtttgttttctaagtTTAAAGTGAGTTTTACTAAACAAACTTGAGGGTTTAAATTCTTTATAATACAGACTTTCTCAGAAGTTTCCACATTTCTGCTAAACTGCCTggtttttgtgcatgtaaaaaaaaaaaaatgaaaccatTTCCAAACTTTATCATGGTTTCTATACATATAGTTTATCCTTTACAATGCAagttaaaaactaataaatctgtTACAATGGGCAACAAGTCCAATAACCAGGTTGTAAAGTGCATATGCCTGTTTGTCTTCTGAAGCCCTTTTTGACTCTTCATTGGTAGAAGCATCCCAGCATCTTCACTACTTTTAATTCAATTCtttagtgccaattcacaacagacATCAACATGCATCCCAATTTGACCCTAGTTATGAAACAGATTTCTAACCTGCACATAACATAATTTGAAACCTAACCCTGCCTGTGCCCCCAGGCTGCAGAGGCATTTCTCGTCATGCTTTTTTCAGATGCCAACCTGTGTGCCATCCATGCCAAGAGAGTCACAGTGTTCCCACGAGACATTCAACTGGCCAGGAGGATCCGTGGGGTTCATTCCATATAAAGCCAGCTGAGAGAATCCCAGCATCATTAAGATACTGTGTATGTTGTTCTTTCCCTGTTTTCAATACATTTAACTCATTTCATATTGATGTGTACATTTTGTTCATTAGTAAACTTATTTTTTCAGCAATAtggttgctttgttttgtcctttcttAGTCTTCCATTTCTCTatacccttttaaaaaaaacggcTTTCAGAGATGTGCAGGgatgtttacattgtttatgtGGATACCTGAATACTCTGAAATATAGAAATGTTAGGTACAAGCTAAAGAAAATAGCAGGGTAAGATGTATCAAGTTTATTCCCACAAATAAAGGTCACTTTACAAGACGGATTCATTTAAAGTCCAGTTCAGCCAAAATTCGTTCCATCCAGGTCAATACAGTCAGACCAGTTTCAGATAGCCTACAACAATCATACGCATTTGATCACACAAGTTGTAAAAAGTTGTCTACGTAAATGAGCAATGCTCATAGAAGGTTCCCTGCAGTTCATTCCTTCATCCTGAGCAAACATCGGGAAACGGTAAAAAGTAACTCCCAGATTAACAGGAGAAAACCTCTCGCATTAACTGGCTCAGTGTGAGTGGCATCTGCAGCAACCAACTGgtgggaaaaaaggaaagatgaCCACAGAAGCACAGCCAAAATGAGAAAGCAAAGTAAAGGCgttctctttttgctttttttgttttttcttttgactgaTTTTCCCTCCAGCACATGTGGTGCTGGCTGCAGAACCATAGGCGGAGCTGAAGCAGCTTCAACCCTGCTCACCAACCCTAACCGTACCTCAGCTGCAGCAACATGGTTGGGCTAAAATGCACATTCACGCTAGTTTTCAAGACCATTGCCACATGTCTAATAACTTTTTGTTGAGTTCATGCTATTTTTCTGAAGATTGACTGATTTATACAATTGcataaatttaatattttaattgttaATTTGCATTCATAGTAATAAAATTTATATGTATCATTGTGTAAATagattaaaccttttttttatgccaACATACCGTTGTCATGTCTAATTACCTTTTTGTCGCCAACGTTCATGCTACTTTTTTGAGGCTCAATAGCTTTTTTTTGTACAACTACATGAATcatatttttcagttatttttttacacaatatattcagattaataaaaTTCATATGCATTAATGTgtgaaatataaacaaaaccttttttacaTTCCAAACAAGTatattttaagataaaatatcTTTTTAACACAATTGCAGAATAAGAGAAGATTAATATTGTCGATGCAATCAAGAGATATCCCAGTTGGAAAAAGGAATTATATACACAATCTGTTGGAATGTTGAAATGATTTATGTTAATGTCTAACCTATGAAAATAAGTACAACAGGGGTTTACCATTTTTGTTTATCATTCATGATCAATGCACATGCTATACTATTTCCTGCATGAAACACTCTATGGTCttcaaatgtgaaaaggaaggcaaggcaaggcaaggcaaatttatttatatagcacaattcagtacagagacaatgcaaagtgctttacatgatttaaaatataggaaaataaaacagaataaaagcaagcagggatagtgtagaaacaaaaaagaacatttgaaaacagtaaaacattttaacttgaacattcaaaggcaattctaaacaaatgtgtttttaatctcgatttaaaggaactcaggctttctgcacttttacagttttctggaagtttgttccagataagtggagcataggaactaaatgctgcttctccttgtttagttctggttctaggtatgcagagtaggctggagccagaagacctgagtggtctggagggtttatacgctgataacaagtctgtgatgtatttaggtgctaagccatttagagatttatagactaacagaagtattttaaagtctattctctgagatacagggagccagtgtaaggactttagaactggggtgatgtgctctactttcttagtcttagtgaggacgcgggcagcagcgttctggatcagctgcagctgtctgatccactttttaggcagacctgtgaaaacaccgttgcagtaatcaattctactaaaaataaacgcatggattagtttttccagatcctgctgagacattagtcctttaatcctggaaatgttcttcaggtggtagaaagctgaccttgtaattgtctttaggtgcttttggaggttcaggtctgagtccatcactactcccagatttcgggcctgattggtggtttttagctgaagcagctgaagctgtgtgctaacttttgatctctcctctattggtccaaatattattacttctgttttgtttttgttcaactgaagaaaattttgacacatccatgcattgatttcttctaggcatttactcagtgcttgaactggtttatagtcacctggtgacatggtgatgtacagctgtgtgtcgtctgcatagttatggtagctgatgttgttgttttttattatctgggctagagggagcatgtagatattgaagaggaggggacccagaatggacccttggggaaccccaaatgggatttttgtaatcttcgatgtaaagttacctactgatacaaaaaagtccctgtcctttaagtaggatttaaaccagtggagagctgtagcagagaggccgacccagttctccaggcactctaacagaatggagtgattgacagtatcaaatgctgcactaaggtccaatagtaccagcacggtggttcttccacaatctgtatttatatggatgtcattaaacaccttaataagggcggtctctgtactgtggtgagcacggaagcctgactggaaaacgtcaaatcggctggtcgttgttaagaaggtgtttaattgttgaaacacagctttttcaataatcttactgataaaggggaggtttgagatgggcctgtagttctggagtagaagtttgtctaaatcgttctttttcagcagtggtttgataattgctgtttttagggactgggggaaaacacctgacagaagggacgtgtttattatctgagtcaaatcagacgctatgacaggtaaaacttttttaaagaaagctatgggtagaacatcaaggcagctggaggaggaacttagctgctgaatgatctgctctaagcttttgtggtttatttcgctgaaatgggacattttgtcagaaatagttccagctgaataaagcattggttctggtgttgatatggtagtacaaagtgatcctctaatttttaggattttttcagtaaagaagttagcaaattcgttgcaggccctggtggagtggagttcggaagtcacggacacaggaggatttgttaatctgtcgactgtggaaaataagacacgagcattattaatgtttttcttgatgatctcagagaagaaagattctcttgcatttttcagttgtaagttatatctgttaagtctctctttatagatgtcatagtgaaccaggagtctattctttctccacctgcgttcagcttttcgacattcccttttttcacttctaactgatggagcatttctccaaggagattttttcttcccggaaacaactttcactttaactggagcaatgcagttaatgatgtctgagactttagactgaaagttatctactagttcatctactgagttgcagcccaaggttgaagtatcagagtaagcttgaataaaagtttccgcggcattgtccttaaaggtgcgttttcttacgatgtccctttggctaaatgagtcactggaaatgatgctttcaaaggtaacagaaaagtgatcagataaggcaacatcagttacattgacctgtgaaatctttagacctttagtgatgatcaagtctaaaatatgtccctgtttgtgtgttggctgtttaacgtgttgacttaaaccaaagtttctaagtgtgtcacacagttcttttgcacttctgtcttcagggttgtcaacgtgaaagttgaagtctccaacaataattaaacaatcataatcaacacatatcacagacagcaggtcactaaaatcattaaaaaagtttgatgtggacttaggaggcctgtacacattcagaaacatagttcgtaccgggccctttacctggagagccaaatgttcaaaagagtcaaattttcctaaaaacacctttttacactttagtgaatcattaaacaaggttgctactcctccacctttcctttgctgtctgctctcacaaaggaaattgtagtttggaggagtcgactccatcagtatagctgcttcactaaattcatgcagccatgtttctgttaaaaacattacatcaagattattgtcaataatgaagtcattaattaaaagggattttcctgacagagatctaatatttaataaacccagtttatatgactta comes from the Fundulus heteroclitus isolate FHET01 unplaced genomic scaffold, MU-UCD_Fhet_4.1 scaffold_64, whole genome shotgun sequence genome and includes:
- the LOC110368180 gene encoding histone H3.3 — encoded protein: MTRDSSSSRRKPKAPVRRPPKPVPGTHAPAESPRRSGASLRSSRASPKKKKFRPGTRALMEIRKYQKSTDLLLRKAPFARLVREVCQGFTIQCHRWQVYALMALQEAAEAFLVMLFSDANLCAIHAKRVTVFPRDIQLARRIRGVHSI